A window of Variovorax sp. HW608 genomic DNA:
TGCGCTTGTCGAGCAGCGCGCTGCGCACCTCCTTCTTCAGCACCTTGCCGACCTTCGAGCGCGGCAGGTCGGGCCAGATCTCGACCTGCTTGGGCGCCTTCACGCTGCCGATGCGCGTCTTGACGAACGCCTGGATCTGCGCGGGATCGACGCTCTTGCCCGCGCGCAACTGGAGCACCGCGACCACGCGCTCGCCCCACTTGTCGTCGGGCAGGCCGACCACCGCGCTGTCCTGCACGTCGGGGTGCTGCATCAGCGCCTGCTCGACCTCGACCGAATAGACGTTGAAGCCGCCGCTGATGATCATGTCCTTGGCGCGGTCGACGATGTGGAGGAAGTTGTCGGCATCGAGGTAGCCGATGTCGCCGGTGTGGTGCCATCCGTGGCGCGAGGCTTCGGCGGTGGCCTCGGGGTCCTTGTAGTAGCCGGCCATCACGAGCGAGCTGCGCACCACGATCTCGCCGGTGTCGCCGCGCGGCAGCAGGCGGCCGTCGGCGTCCATCATCGCCACCTGCACCAGGGGGCCCGGCCGGCCCGCCGACGAGAGGCGCTCGCGCGCGACCGATCCGTCGGCCTTGAAGTGATCGCGCGGATGCATCATCGAGATCATCATCGGCGCCTCGGTCTGGCCGAAGAGCTGCGCCATCACCGGTCCGATCCTGGTGAGCGCCTCTTCGAGCCGCGCGGCCGAGATCGGCGCCGCGCCATACCAGAAGCACTGGAGGGAATCGAGCTTCGTCGCCGCCAGCTTTTCGTGCGCGAGCAGCATGTAGATCAGCGTCGGCGGCAGGAAGGTGTGCGTGACCTCGTGGTGCTCGATCGCCGCGAGGAAATCGCCGATGTCGGGCTTGGGCAGGATCACGATGCGCCCGCCGAGCGTCATCACCGGCAGGCACAGCACGCCGGCCGCATGCGTCAGCGGCGCGAGCGCGAGATAGACCGGCCGGCCGATGAAGGGATAGCCCATCAGCGTCAGTGCCGACATCGTCTCCAGATTGCGGCCGGTCAGCATGACGCCCTTGGGACGGCCGG
This region includes:
- a CDS encoding acyl-CoA synthetase, coding for MRLTDYLDKGAQLGADAPCLTMNGQDLSYAQVQRFSHRVARALQRSGIAPGDKVAVLSGNDAHAFACVFGISRAGAVWCPINPRNEAAENSYVLDAFDCAALIFHSAFLPMVEQMRSQLPKLKTLVCLDRACAIAPACADWLEGVPDEPVQIEPPDDVAMIAGTGGTTGRPKGVMLTGRNLETMSALTLMGYPFIGRPVYLALAPLTHAAGVLCLPVMTLGGRIVILPKPDIGDFLAAIEHHEVTHTFLPPTLIYMLLAHEKLAATKLDSLQCFWYGAAPISAARLEEALTRIGPVMAQLFGQTEAPMMISMMHPRDHFKADGSVARERLSSAGRPGPLVQVAMMDADGRLLPRGDTGEIVVRSSLVMAGYYKDPEATAEASRHGWHHTGDIGYLDADNFLHIVDRAKDMIISGGFNVYSVEVEQALMQHPDVQDSAVVGLPDDKWGERVVAVLQLRAGKSVDPAQIQAFVKTRIGSVKAPKQVEIWPDLPRSKVGKVLKKEVRSALLDKRSGAAQ